The Xanthomonas indica genome has a segment encoding these proteins:
- the mtgA gene encoding monofunctional biosynthetic peptidoglycan transglycosylase, with protein MGAARRDASGAAPARPRARRWRRWLLLAPLVFVLASVSQVLLLRFVDPPFSAMMLERQLGAWAGGDWSYRIAYDWRDTAQIAPSLPISLVAAEDQRFPSHHGFDLDAIEKARDHNARGGRLRGASTISQQVAKNLFLWQGRSWLRKGLEAWYTVLIEALWSKQRILEVYANVAEFGNGVYGAQAAARSFWNKDAAQLTPAQSALLAAVLPAPQRYNATRPGLYVQGRANWIQRQTRQLGGPAYLQAP; from the coding sequence ATGGGGGCGGCGCGCCGCGATGCAAGTGGCGCTGCGCCGGCGCGTCCGCGGGCCAGGCGCTGGCGGCGCTGGCTGCTGCTGGCGCCGTTGGTCTTCGTGCTGGCGAGCGTGTCGCAGGTGCTGCTGCTGCGCTTCGTCGACCCGCCGTTCTCGGCGATGATGCTGGAGCGCCAGCTCGGCGCCTGGGCCGGCGGCGACTGGTCGTACCGCATCGCCTACGACTGGCGCGATACCGCGCAGATCGCGCCGAGCCTGCCGATCTCGCTGGTCGCCGCGGAGGACCAGCGCTTTCCCAGCCACCATGGCTTCGACCTGGACGCGATCGAGAAGGCGCGCGACCACAACGCGCGTGGCGGCCGCCTGCGCGGCGCCAGCACGATCAGCCAGCAGGTCGCCAAGAACCTGTTCCTGTGGCAGGGCCGGAGTTGGCTGCGTAAGGGGCTGGAGGCCTGGTACACGGTGCTGATCGAGGCGCTGTGGTCGAAGCAGCGCATTCTCGAGGTGTACGCCAACGTGGCCGAGTTCGGCAACGGCGTGTACGGCGCGCAGGCGGCGGCGCGCAGCTTCTGGAACAAGGACGCGGCGCAGCTGACCCCGGCGCAGAGTGCGCTGCTGGCGGCGGTGCTGCCGGCGCCGCAGCGCTACAACGCCACGCGCCCCGGCCTCTATGTGCAGGGGCGGGCCAACTGGATCCAGCGCCAGACCCGGCAACTGGGCGGCCCGGCCTACCTGCAGGCGCCGTAG
- a CDS encoding Hsp33 family molecular chaperone HslO: MHSSDDRLTRFLLPGAGVRGVHVRLHDTWREILAPASYPAAATELLGEACVAAALFTGHTKVDGRLSVQLRSQGALRTLFAECTAAGTLRGIVQLSEGQDAPRDLRALGDDALLAITIENPGLDPREPQRYQSLVAMSSAELDEAFEDYFRQSEQLPTRLILAADGSHAAGLLLQKLPGDAGDEDGWNRAGALFETVGEAELLATPAETLLHRLFHEETPELLGDRPLRFGCSCSRERVAAMLRSLGEEEARAAAEATGQVEIRCEFCGRHYDFPLTEFGVLFAVTQAEPTSSERLH, encoded by the coding sequence ATGCATTCTTCCGACGATCGTCTGACCCGCTTCCTGCTGCCCGGCGCCGGTGTGCGCGGTGTGCACGTGCGCCTGCACGACACCTGGCGCGAGATCCTGGCGCCGGCCAGCTACCCCGCCGCGGCCACCGAACTGCTGGGCGAGGCCTGCGTCGCCGCAGCCCTGTTCACCGGCCACACCAAGGTCGACGGTCGCCTGTCGGTGCAGTTGCGCAGCCAGGGCGCGCTGCGCACCCTGTTCGCCGAGTGTACCGCGGCCGGCACGCTGCGCGGCATCGTCCAGTTGAGCGAAGGCCAGGACGCGCCGCGCGACCTGCGCGCGCTCGGCGACGACGCCCTGCTGGCGATCACCATCGAGAACCCCGGCCTGGACCCGCGCGAACCGCAGCGCTACCAGAGCCTGGTGGCGATGTCCTCGGCCGAGCTGGACGAAGCCTTCGAGGACTACTTCCGCCAGTCCGAACAGTTGCCGACGCGGCTGATCCTGGCCGCCGACGGCAGCCACGCCGCCGGCCTGCTGCTGCAGAAGCTGCCCGGCGACGCCGGCGACGAGGACGGCTGGAACCGCGCCGGTGCGCTGTTCGAGACCGTCGGCGAGGCCGAACTGCTGGCGACGCCGGCCGAGACCCTGCTGCACCGGCTGTTCCATGAGGAGACCCCGGAACTGCTCGGCGACCGTCCGCTGCGCTTCGGCTGCTCCTGCTCGCGCGAACGGGTGGCCGCGATGCTGCGCTCCCTCGGAGAGGAGGAAGCCCGGGCCGCGGCCGAGGCCACCGGCCAAGTTGAGATCCGCTGCGAATTCTGCGGCCGGCACTATGACTTCCCCTTGACGGAATTCGGAGTATTGTTTGCCGTAACGCAGGCTGAACCGACGTCCTCGGAGCGCTTGCACTAG
- a CDS encoding TonB-dependent receptor: MNCKTHRLRDAIAFALAAGTTALLSTGAAAAQDTASNDASKTLDTIQVTGSRVARVETETASPVVVIDRAAIEQTGKLTLGDLVQELPAMSGAPSTPAVNNGGGDGKSSVDLRGLGDERTLLLVNGRRVVNNDVNSIPASAVERIEVLTSGASAVYGSDAVAGVVNFILRKDFEGLAVSVDYGQATHLSDGARSGGSLTFGQVGDRGNIMVGLNYNKFDGISSADRKYSKDATYLYSGAVTVLGSSRNPRGRITVPTALRPQYGGCSTVTLKPGATGASQGDYRCYSGATDSFNYQATNLIMTPQERTNAFFLANYQITDSINAFAQVYHNKTSSNFAIAPLPFDARGDKVVISANNFYNPFGTNFGADEAGNQYNQLLTRFTSLGQRRSYYSTVTDQVVAGLEGFVGESTWKWDAAMNYGHYTRENTSYGYVYYAGLRDALGPSFRDTDGVIKCGSAGAVIAGCTPLNIFNINDPQTIATLGKYEARPTYSNTYQMRSFEANANGELFTLPAGASQLAVGVSWREEYQKNAVDYIAIANANGNCFISQEACGTPLSGKYNVKELYAELYVPLLSEVPFAHLLALTLGSRYSDYNTFGNTTNSKVQLEWRPIQNLLLRGTVAEVFRAPTIENLYSGASGDAPNFADPCIGYGRTGTPRDHEAACGAGAGATAIPGATGITPSGMSQTTGVWSGSVAAGFDLKPEQGKSFDWGVVYDPEWLPGFSASLDYWRLYLNDTINRADAQTVADICYSDNNSPFCGFINRYTDGQVNFIREPIVNLGRLDTKGWDLALRYRLPDTAWGSYTFGLDGTYIARYDNKTNPDDPAGVVTHVAGTYNKSYGLYSRVRGRLFVNWQKGDLGASWRIRYVGPFDVGSADPAQNRSADAGYPNVVVPYGSYFLHSVSVNYALPWFNSKVEVGLDNVFDKQPPMLYQNNVLNANTDVNSFDTVGRYLWARYSMSF; the protein is encoded by the coding sequence ATGAATTGCAAGACCCATCGCTTGCGCGACGCGATCGCGTTCGCACTCGCTGCCGGCACCACCGCGTTGCTCAGCACCGGCGCTGCCGCGGCCCAGGACACCGCGTCCAACGATGCGTCCAAGACCCTGGACACCATCCAGGTCACCGGCTCGCGCGTGGCCCGCGTCGAAACCGAGACCGCCAGCCCGGTGGTGGTGATCGATCGCGCCGCGATCGAGCAGACCGGCAAGCTGACCCTCGGCGACCTGGTGCAGGAACTGCCGGCGATGTCCGGCGCCCCCTCCACCCCGGCGGTCAACAACGGCGGTGGCGACGGCAAGTCCTCGGTCGACCTGCGTGGCCTCGGCGACGAGCGCACCCTGCTGCTGGTCAACGGCCGGCGCGTCGTCAACAACGACGTCAACTCGATCCCCGCCAGCGCCGTGGAGCGCATCGAAGTGCTGACCAGCGGCGCCTCGGCCGTGTACGGCTCCGACGCCGTGGCCGGCGTGGTCAACTTCATCCTGCGCAAGGACTTCGAAGGCCTGGCGGTCAGCGTCGACTACGGTCAGGCGACCCACCTGAGCGACGGCGCGCGTAGCGGCGGCTCGCTGACCTTCGGTCAGGTCGGCGATCGCGGCAACATCATGGTCGGCCTGAACTACAACAAATTCGATGGCATCTCCTCCGCCGACCGCAAGTACTCCAAGGACGCGACCTACCTGTACAGCGGCGCGGTCACCGTGCTCGGCTCCAGCCGCAACCCGCGCGGCCGCATCACCGTGCCGACCGCCCTGCGTCCCCAGTACGGCGGCTGCTCCACCGTCACCCTGAAGCCCGGCGCGACCGGCGCCTCGCAGGGCGATTATCGCTGCTACTCCGGCGCGACCGACTCCTTCAACTACCAGGCCACCAACCTGATCATGACGCCGCAGGAGCGCACCAACGCGTTCTTCCTGGCCAACTATCAGATCACCGACAGCATCAACGCCTTCGCCCAGGTCTACCACAACAAGACCAGCTCCAACTTCGCGATCGCGCCGCTGCCGTTCGATGCCCGTGGCGACAAGGTGGTGATCTCCGCCAACAACTTCTACAACCCGTTCGGCACCAACTTCGGCGCCGATGAAGCCGGCAACCAGTACAACCAGTTGCTGACCCGCTTCACCTCGCTGGGCCAGCGCCGTTCCTACTACAGCACCGTGACCGACCAGGTCGTGGCGGGCCTGGAAGGCTTCGTCGGCGAAAGCACCTGGAAGTGGGACGCGGCCATGAACTACGGCCACTACACCCGCGAGAACACCAGCTACGGCTACGTGTATTACGCCGGCCTGCGCGATGCGCTGGGCCCGTCGTTCCGCGACACCGACGGCGTGATCAAGTGCGGCAGCGCCGGTGCGGTGATCGCCGGCTGCACCCCGTTGAACATCTTCAACATCAACGACCCGCAGACGATCGCGACGCTCGGCAAGTACGAAGCGCGTCCGACCTACTCCAACACCTACCAGATGCGCAGCTTCGAAGCCAACGCCAACGGCGAGCTGTTCACGCTGCCGGCCGGCGCTTCGCAGCTGGCGGTGGGCGTGTCCTGGCGCGAGGAGTACCAGAAGAACGCGGTCGACTACATCGCCATCGCCAACGCCAACGGCAATTGCTTCATCTCGCAGGAAGCCTGCGGCACCCCGCTGAGCGGCAAGTACAACGTGAAGGAGCTGTACGCCGAACTGTACGTCCCGCTGCTGTCCGAGGTCCCGTTCGCGCACCTGCTGGCGCTGACCCTGGGCTCGCGCTATTCGGACTACAACACCTTCGGCAACACCACCAACAGCAAGGTCCAGCTGGAATGGCGTCCGATCCAGAACCTGCTGCTGCGCGGCACGGTCGCCGAGGTGTTCCGCGCTCCGACGATCGAGAACCTGTACTCCGGCGCCAGCGGCGATGCGCCGAACTTCGCCGATCCCTGCATCGGTTACGGCCGCACCGGCACCCCGCGCGACCATGAAGCGGCGTGCGGCGCCGGCGCCGGCGCAACCGCCATTCCGGGCGCCACCGGCATCACCCCGAGCGGCATGTCGCAGACCACCGGCGTGTGGTCGGGTTCGGTCGCTGCGGGCTTCGACCTGAAGCCGGAACAGGGCAAGTCGTTCGACTGGGGCGTGGTCTATGACCCGGAATGGCTGCCGGGCTTCTCGGCCAGCCTGGACTACTGGCGCCTGTACCTGAACGACACGATCAACCGCGCCGATGCGCAGACCGTGGCCGACATCTGCTACAGCGACAACAACAGCCCGTTCTGCGGCTTCATCAACCGCTATACCGACGGCCAGGTGAACTTCATCCGCGAGCCGATCGTCAACCTGGGTCGCCTGGACACCAAGGGCTGGGACCTGGCGCTGCGCTATCGCCTGCCCGACACCGCCTGGGGTAGCTACACCTTCGGCCTGGACGGCACCTACATCGCGCGCTACGACAACAAGACCAACCCGGACGATCCGGCGGGCGTGGTCACCCACGTGGCTGGCACGTACAACAAGAGCTACGGCCTGTACTCGCGTGTCCGCGGCCGCCTGTTCGTGAACTGGCAGAAGGGCGACCTCGGCGCCAGCTGGCGCATCCGCTACGTCGGTCCGTTCGACGTCGGCAGCGCCGATCCGGCGCAGAACCGCAGCGCCGACGCCGGCTATCCGAACGTGGTGGTCCCCTACGGTTCCTACTTCCTGCACAGCGTCAGCGTGAACTACGCGCTGCCGTGGTTCAATTCGAAGGTGGAAGTGGGCCTGGACAACGTGTTCGACAAGCAGCCGCCCATGCTGTATCAGAACAACGTGCTGAACGCCAACACGGACGTGAACAGCTTCGACACCGTTGGCCGCTACCTGTGGGCTCGCTACAGCATGAGCTTCTGA
- a CDS encoding sulfotransferase family protein, giving the protein MNAPQLQHAIHLIEQGRADIAADLCRQALATMPHDAGWLTLLAMALQQSGDMAGAATHYGTLTRLQPHESAHWANLGMALRTLGEHANADQAYRQALALAPQTYHYLVDHGLLLLDMGDIARARHRLLDAVDLDPAQPEARIHAAIACFECGDAQRAAALLPPPALWPHLPDDLREDLAGALIQVGRTDEAEALLSQTPHGQAPSLSNLIRLAQLHERTNRIPEAEALWQQASAIAVQDDRQTRIDLLQLQAALALRRKDYAAARGANVELLDLRPQVQIEANAYFALAGIDDKQGEPAAAMAMLEKAHALQFKLAAETVPDIAHSGEEPLQISSQWLQTPFATDTHDTAPHSDASPVFIVGFPRSGTTMLEQMLDAHPRYASMDERAILQRCIEWMEAQGKRYPYDLDALDHTQVEAMRQVYWAEVAKVVVLAPGQQLVDKNPLNMLRLPVILRMFPTAKIILALRHPCDVLLSCYMQNFRSPAFMVLCSTLERLAKSYVNAMRFWIHHQALLQPQLLVLKYEETVTDFPAQVQRIGDFLGIDQAGFLADFAQHAARKGYISTPSYAQVVEPVNQRAVGRWHPYAPWLAGALPILQPVAAHWGYDLETAAQ; this is encoded by the coding sequence ATGAACGCACCACAGCTGCAACACGCGATCCATCTCATCGAACAAGGCCGGGCCGACATCGCAGCAGACCTGTGCCGGCAAGCGCTGGCCACAATGCCGCACGACGCCGGCTGGCTCACGCTGCTGGCAATGGCGCTCCAACAGAGCGGCGACATGGCCGGAGCCGCCACGCACTACGGCACCCTGACCCGTCTGCAGCCGCACGAGTCGGCGCACTGGGCCAATCTCGGCATGGCGCTGCGCACCCTTGGCGAGCATGCCAACGCCGACCAGGCCTACCGCCAGGCGCTTGCGCTGGCGCCGCAGACCTATCACTACCTGGTCGACCACGGCCTGCTGTTGCTGGACATGGGCGACATCGCGCGTGCACGGCACCGCCTGCTGGATGCGGTCGATCTGGATCCGGCGCAACCGGAAGCACGCATCCACGCCGCCATCGCCTGCTTCGAATGCGGCGACGCGCAACGCGCCGCCGCCCTGCTCCCGCCACCAGCGCTGTGGCCACACCTGCCCGACGACCTGCGCGAGGACCTGGCCGGTGCACTGATCCAGGTCGGCAGAACCGACGAAGCCGAGGCACTGCTGTCACAGACGCCGCACGGCCAGGCGCCGTCGCTCTCCAACCTGATCCGCCTGGCGCAACTGCACGAACGCACCAATCGCATCCCCGAGGCCGAGGCGCTGTGGCAGCAGGCGAGCGCCATCGCCGTGCAGGACGACCGGCAGACCCGCATCGACCTGCTGCAACTGCAGGCGGCGCTGGCGCTGCGCCGCAAGGACTACGCCGCTGCACGCGGCGCCAATGTCGAATTGCTAGACCTGCGGCCGCAGGTGCAGATCGAGGCCAATGCGTACTTTGCGCTGGCCGGCATCGACGACAAGCAGGGCGAACCCGCCGCGGCGATGGCCATGCTGGAGAAGGCGCATGCGCTCCAGTTCAAGCTCGCCGCAGAGACCGTGCCGGACATCGCCCACTCCGGCGAAGAACCGCTGCAGATCTCCAGCCAGTGGCTGCAGACCCCGTTCGCGACCGACACGCATGACACGGCACCGCACAGCGACGCCTCGCCGGTGTTCATCGTCGGCTTCCCCCGCTCGGGCACCACCATGCTGGAACAGATGCTCGATGCGCATCCGCGCTACGCGTCGATGGACGAGCGCGCGATCCTGCAGCGCTGCATCGAATGGATGGAAGCGCAGGGCAAGCGCTATCCGTACGACCTGGATGCCTTGGACCACACCCAGGTCGAGGCAATGCGCCAGGTGTACTGGGCGGAAGTCGCCAAGGTCGTGGTCCTGGCCCCAGGCCAGCAACTGGTCGACAAGAATCCGCTGAACATGTTGCGCCTACCGGTCATCCTGCGCATGTTCCCTACCGCGAAGATCATTCTCGCCCTGCGCCATCCCTGCGACGTGCTGTTGAGCTGCTACATGCAGAACTTCCGCTCGCCCGCCTTCATGGTGCTGTGCTCCACGCTCGAGCGCCTGGCCAAGAGCTACGTGAACGCAATGCGCTTCTGGATCCACCATCAGGCGCTGCTGCAGCCGCAGCTGCTGGTCCTCAAGTACGAGGAAACGGTGACCGATTTCCCTGCGCAAGTGCAACGCATCGGCGATTTCCTGGGCATCGACCAGGCCGGCTTCCTGGCCGATTTCGCGCAGCATGCCGCGCGCAAGGGCTACATCAGCACTCCCAGTTACGCACAGGTGGTGGAGCCGGTGAACCAGCGCGCGGTGGGACGCTGGCACCCCTACGCCCCCTGGCTGGCCGGCGCGCTGCCGATCCTGCAGCCGGTGGCCGCGCACTGGGGCTACGACCTGGAAACCGCTGCCCAATGA
- a CDS encoding 2OG-Fe(II) oxygenase gives MKALSDYIRTYDDALPLPFCQQLIDGFESSRAHHLRNGSTLHAALGESNWTELDIGKLADPAFLGFFLDRIERYLARYNQELGLTLPIPYRPTIDRLILKKYQVGGTDRFQPHFDAVDAVSERYLVFLWYLNDVREGGTTRFCDLDVETTPRAGRLLMFPPYWMYQHVGEPPVSNDKYILSTYLMFKR, from the coding sequence ATGAAAGCGCTGAGCGACTACATCCGCACCTACGACGACGCGCTGCCCCTCCCGTTCTGCCAGCAGTTGATCGACGGATTCGAATCCTCCCGGGCGCATCACCTGCGCAACGGCAGCACGCTCCACGCCGCGCTCGGCGAGAGCAACTGGACCGAACTGGACATCGGCAAACTGGCCGATCCGGCCTTCCTGGGCTTCTTCCTGGACAGGATCGAGCGCTACCTGGCCCGCTATAACCAGGAGCTGGGCCTGACCCTGCCCATCCCGTACCGGCCGACCATCGACCGGCTGATCCTGAAGAAGTACCAGGTCGGCGGCACCGATCGTTTCCAGCCGCACTTCGACGCGGTCGACGCGGTCTCGGAACGCTACCTGGTGTTCCTGTGGTACCTCAACGACGTCCGCGAGGGAGGAACCACACGCTTCTGCGACCTCGACGTGGAAACCACGCCCCGCGCAGGCAGGCTGCTGATGTTCCCGCCCTACTGGATGTACCAGCACGTCGGCGAGCCGCCGGTGTCCAACGACAAGTACATCCTGTCGACCTACCTCATGTTCAAGCGCTGA